Below is a window of Humulus lupulus chromosome 2, drHumLupu1.1, whole genome shotgun sequence DNA.
caattttattcccttttaattattaACCATTAATAGATAATTAATgttttatgtaatgattatagcAATGGgtactttattctttaataaagtactctgtaaatatatgtctataattattaagagttcaatctcatatttatagtggagtaattatgagattatcaaatatgattatttaatcaaataggtttcattaataatctaatatttattggagcttgatattataggtccataagtccccagggtggctctatcaacaccatatcaatgtaagagttgatacaagggtaaaaatgtaatttggaaatttgaggaGAATTTTATTATTCGAGTAAAATATACAATCACATGATCATTGAAGTTGAATAactaatttagaattaattatgaaatttttgaaaatatatttatttatttaaatatagaatttcgaaatatatatatataataaataaattaattattttatttgagtgtgagaaaataaaaatggtaagtcaaaatagttttgatttattgatttttaaaagatgatgataatgatgatcatcaatttgaattttgaatattgaatttaaaatttaaatttgaattatggttgtgatcATTTTCCTTAAAAAGGGAATACTATATTTTACAggaatgatttatttaattaattaaataaataaaagcaaatAGGAAAAATACAATATTCCCTTAAATGGAATACTGCTACACGCATGGAACAGTCCCTACACAGTctagggactgtgccatgcgtgtaagaTGATACTGATAAAGTACCcgtattgtttttgtttttatttatttaattaattaacaatttaaaaatagattttttttctttcaaatttggtaagttagatattacctaaatctattcctatcatcattatgattgtattattattattattatgaataataatgtaatatataatcactatatataaatattatgtgatactaaaaaaaaaagaatgatggTGATTTAGAAGAGTTCAGAAAATTGTGAGACAAGAAATTCTCATATTCTTCTATTATTCCAagatttctcaagccataatccaagtactcatgtgttgagatatacttgtgatttctaaattacaaactcttgttctttatgtgcccacacacatcttgaggtgtagagaacactccagaagatcgtgtTGATATAGTTGCTGCAGAAATAAAAAACAGGAATGAAATTACCGATTAATAATCTGGGTTGAGTCGCGGACtatgtcgctctctttaagacgttcgcGGCACTGCCCATAAATGTGCAAGCAAACTATCAGCCCcgtcgtccccaggataaaacagcccaGTTAATACACTGTATTGGACCTCCACTACACCGTAGAGAACCGTCAAATACCACACCCTTAAAATGCTACTGCTCGGAATCAATAAAACTCAGTGTAATTTTCTGATCGAAAAAATGAGATCTCTTTCTTTTTTATGAAATTCACCACACCAATTTTTAAAGAAGAAGTGGATCTCAATTAACGGGAAAAAAAAGTTTGATTAAATCGTGGAAGTTGGATCCCTAAAATAGCTGAAAAGAAAAAGTCTTCTGTTTACCAAAAAATTAATcacgtttttattaaataaaataataataatttttttttccaaaaataatAAGGTGCACACCACACCAACCAACCAGCTCAGCTCCGTCGGACAGACGGCAGTGCGCACACGTGTGTGGTGTTCATGTGAGCCTTTGTGTGACTCCTCCCTCTtccacaaaagtgggtaccccttggggcacaaccCCAATGCTCAAGTCCACTATATATATACCATTAAAAATAAGTATTCCAAAGCAATGTGGGACTCTTCCTCTAGGAAGACAATAAAGcacattttctatttttttaacaaTTCACACATATATCTATaagttccaacaatcccccacttgaattattaaaaatatttttccaTCGAGCAGTAACCTAAAACAATAAGATTGAGCATAAACAAAGGTATCTTTCGACTTGAACCTTTGCATAGTGAATGCAATTTAGAATATACTAGAGTGACACGCAGTCTTGAACTCTATCTCTAATATTGCACCACGCACAATCTTTCTAGGGTGTAGTCCAAAAGCCTGTGCTTTAATGGCCATGCACAtctatcccagtatagtgaatgctctagaaatttGCCCAAAATTTCAtaggaagcggccccacttccacattcacgTAGGTGAGTTTATCAAGAGTACTTCTGTAGCTTGGTACTCCACTCCACTtagagtatagatctcattaagagtttctattaactcatcctTATGTCGCTTCAGGAATTCATTCCTTAAGTTAACTTTAAGTAATAGCATGATCTAACTCATATCACATCataacttgttattacccattgaacctatTTCTTGGAATCTCCAGTCTATAGGTCGGGTTACCTTCATGTGTGTctcatcattctaagggcaataaTCCCATTACTTTTCatgttttaaggactttctcTCAAGCCAATCCATTCGTTAAAGGATCAGCTAAATTTTCATCAGTGCGTATATGATCCACTCTTACAGCTCCTATAGAGAGGAACTCTCTAATAGTACTATGCTTACGTCGTATCTGACGTCTTTTACCGTTGTAATAACGGTTCTGAATTTTTGCAATAGCCATGGTACTATCACAATAGATCAACACAACTGGTATCGatttttcccataaagggatctcagctagcaggcCTCGCAACCATCCTGCTTCTTCACTAGCAGTAGCTAGTGCTACAATTTTTGATTCCATTGTAGATTGAGCCAGAATAGTCTGTTTCTTAGACTTCCATGAAACAGCTCCACCAGCTATGCTAAAAATATAGCCGCTGGTTGCCTTGGAGTCATCTGACAAGGTGTTCCAGTCAGCATCGCTGTATCCTTCAAGGACAGCAGGAAACTTATGATAATGCAATCCAATGTTCATAGTTCTCTTAAGGTACCTTATGACCCCTTCTATAGCATGCCAATGCTCAACACTAGGTCTACTAGTAAACCTGCACAGTAGTCCCACAacataggcaatgtcgggtcCAGTACAATCAGAGGCATACCTAAGGCTGCCAATGATGCTCGCATACTGTGGTTGTCTTACACCATCACTCGTGTTCTTAAAAAGCTTTACACTGGGATCATAGGGTGTACACGCAAGTTTACAATTaaagtaattgtatttctttaaaatcttctcaatgtaatgagattgatccaaagaaattcccttttcaAACCTATTGATCTTTATTCCAAGGATCACATTCGCTTCTCCTAGATCTTTCATGTCAAAGTTTTCACATAGCACAGATTTCACATCATTCACGACATGCAAGTTTGAACCAAAAATAAGCAAATcatccacatataaacatatgATGGTGCTAATGTCATTCtcagatttataataaatgcatttgtcactttcattcactttaaaaCCATGAGAGATAACTAGATTGTCAAACttttcatgccattgcttaggcgCCTGTTTCAAACCATACAAAGATTTATCTAATTTGCACACTTTATGTTCTTGACTAGGGATCACAAATCCCTCAGGTTGGTCCATGTaaatctcttcttctaattcaccattTTAAAAGgcagttttaacatccatttggtgcacAACAAGATCATGTAAAGAAGCTAAAGAAATAAGCACATGAATAGATGTTATTCTAGTGACAGGTGAATATGTGTCAAAGAAATCTACATTTTCTCTCTGTCTAAAACCTTTGGCAACAAGACGTGCCTTGTACTTATCAATAGTACCATcaggtttcaatttctttttcataATCCATTTACATCCTATTGTCTTACATCCTGGTGGCAAATCAACTAAATGCCAGGTTTTGTTTGACTCAAGAGAGTCTATTTCATCATTAATGGCTTCTTGCCACAGGTCAGCATCTAATGAGGTCAAAGCTTCTTGGAGGTTCAAAGGATCCTCCTTTAAAGTATATGCACAGAAGTCAAAACCAAAGTCTTTAGAGACTCTAGCATTtttacttcttctaggttcaattTCATTATCCTCATGATGTTCAATGTCCCTAATCACAGGCATGTTACTAGATGATgcacccccactatttctcaatttaaatggaaatttatgttcataaaaatcagcatcatttgATTCCAAAATAACATGGTCTTTCAAATCAAAAAATTGATATGCTTTACTATTAATAGCATAGCCAATAAACACACATTCATATGCTCTACTAGCCAATTTTATCCTTTTATGATCAGGAATTCTAACATATGCCAAACAACCCCAAGTTTTTAAAATAAGAGATATTTGGTTGTTTATTTTTCAAGATTTCATAAGGAGAAATTTTGCTTTTAGATTTTGGAACTCTATTAAGCACATAGCATACAGTCAATAATATTTCTCACAACCAATAAGATGCAGCACCAGGATTAAGCAAAATAGCAACAATTGATTCAATAAAAGTTCTATTCTTCCTTTCAGCTTTGCCATTCATTTCAGGTGAGTATGGTGCAGTTTTTTCATGTATAATTCCATGTGAGTTATAAAAATCAATAAACATGCTAGAATCATATTCAGTGCCTCTATCACTACAAAGTCTTCTTATCTTTCtattaaattgatttttaatttcagtcacaaaagatttaaacatatcaagagcatcacttttatttttcattaagtacACATATGTAAAATCAGAAtagtcatcaataaaagtgataaaataacatTTTCCATTTCTGGTCAACGTTCCATCAAGTTCACAGATATCATAATGAATTTAATCTAGAGGTTCAGTTTCTCTAGTCACAGATTTATGCGGTGTTTTTGTGATCTTAGCTTGGCTACAATAGTCACATTTTTCAAAGTCATTTAAAGATAATTTAGGAATTAAGCCTAAACTACTCATATCAGAATGAATTTAATCTAGAGGTTCAATTTCTCTAGTCACAGATTTATGCGGTGTTTTTGTGATCTTAGCTTTGCTACAATAGTCACATTTTTCAAAGTCATTTAAAGATAATTTAGGAATTAAGCCTAAACTACTCATATTCTTAATTATGCGCTTGTTAACGTGACAGATTCTAGCATGCCAAGTATTAAAATtacacaacatataagcagaagCATTCACTTTATTAACATCAACATTCAATTTAAACATCCCCTTAGTTGCATACCCTTTCCCTACAAATATCCCATTCTTAGTTAAATTAAACAAATCAGCCCCTATAGTCTGTGTAAACCCCGCCTTGTTGAGAAGGTAGCCCGAGACTAGATTCTTTCTCATCTCTGGAGTGTGCATGACTTCCTTAAGAAGCACAGTTCTCCCAGAGGTAAACTTTAATTCCACATCTCAAATACACGCAACAATCATAGTGTGTGAATCTCCCAGCAACACTTTCTTATCCTTAGTAGCAACAGTATATGTCTTAAACATAGTTCGATCATAGCAAACATGGCGAGAAGCGCTAGTGTCTACCCACCACCCTTTTGATCCACCAACAAAGTTGATCTCAGATATCATATCTGTGAAAGGCTCTTCAATTGTCAGGTTAGCCTACGGTGCAAAGATTGGCCTATTCCTGTACTTGCGTGCCATATGACTTGGTTTGTTGCAAACAAAGCACATAAATGGTGCAggttcattcttcttcttcttcttcttcttattattattattattattagggggGTGTTGCTGTTGTCTATTTTGGTTCCTTTGATGGTTCCAATTCTGATTATTGTTCCAAGGTTGATTGTTGCAGTTTGAGTTCTGCTTTCGATTCTGAGTCTTAAAGTTTCTCCCATTGGGTTTCAGAACAGCAGTGGACTTTTTGTTAGCGTTGTTGTTGCTGGATACAACAAGCACTTCTTCTTTCTGGTCTTGTTTACGAGATTTCTCCTCAATACAAAGGCAAGTGATCAGACTTTCCAGTGAAAATTTCTATTGTTTTGTGCctgagaaattttttaaaatctttCCACGCAGGGGGCATTTTGTCAATAATCACAGCAACTTGAAATTGTTCATCTAAAGACATACCTTCAGAAATGATTTCATGAGTGTTTTTCTGAAGTTCATGAGATTGGGCTTCCACTAACTTGTCATCGGTCATCTGAAATTTGAGGTAGCGACTGACAGCGTACTTCTTGGTTCCAGCCTCCTCAGTATCATACTTCTTTTGTAGTGCGTCCCAGATTTCTTTAGCATTTTTGTCATAATTATAATAATCATACAGGTCATCAGATAAACCATTGAGAATGAAATTTTTGCATAAAAAATCATTTTCGACCCAAGCCTCTAATGCATTAGTTTGTTTGTCTTTTTCATCGTTCTCATCTTTTTCAGAGACAATAGACATATCAGTAGTCAGAGCAGTGTTAACCTTTTTCATTGTAAGAAAAAATAACATCTTCTGTTTCCATCTTTTAAAATGGTTACCCTCAAAACGAAATGGTTTATTAATGTCAACAACACCAGAGTTATCATCGATAGTCATGGCAGAAACTTAACGACTTAAAATTGTTGATATAGTTGCTGCAGAAATAAAAAAAGGAACGAAATTACCGTTTAATAATCTGGGTTGAGTTGCGGACTAgatcgctctctttaagacgttcgtGGCACTGCCCAGAAATGTGCAAGCAGACTATCAGCCCCATCGTCCCCAGGATAAAATAGCCCAGTCAATACACTGTATCGGACCTCCACTGCACCGTAGAGAACCGTCGAATaccacacatcttgaggtgtagagaacactccagaagatcgtaGTCTGAGTACTCCAAGCGTTGGATACGAAGATCGTTATTTAtccaaaaagactcaatgacgcTTGATAAGCTTCAAGATGTATATATTTTTGTCCTTGAACATTTGTATGTTTGTGTATATAATATATTagtatgtgtataattatatatatgttgcatgtgTTAATAATATTACATATTAATGGTTCCTGTATGTATGTATTCCTGAACATATAAGCTGTTTATACGAGAGGTGGAAAAAATTTTGTTGTTTAACAACTGGGTCCACCATGCAATTTCGCtgcgcactctgattgtttttctaACAATTAGTGCTCTTTTCTAAATGGTAATTAATCAAATGAAAATTTTATCATACTcacatttttacgtggttcagtggttaaaatccacataaTCCACGAggcaatattattaatctcttaaaatttctgcagagtttctgtATCATAAAAAGCAGTCtcttttcctgtccattatccctgatatttatagtgggaattcctggataggtttgggtaattgcgtgcataaatatgataaataatcaATCAGGATAAttttcccatttacatagggatatgattgcttATGGAATTTACATCCGTTATATCGGACAATAAATGTGTAATGCTgcatgggcattaatgagcgtataaggaacctccgagtcttttgggatccttcattgcACGCCATGATTAGGTTTCCACAAGCTGAACATTTTTCTCGAGCTAGATGTCGAAGAGCGAACGGACTTTGATACGAACCAAGTTCAAAGTATCCAGAAGGCGATCTAGCCATAACATATCTCGAACTTAGTTATTGTCCTGAGAGGCGATCTGGACATTATCTGGTTGTCATACTGCCCAAGTTTAACTCAAGTTGTTCACATCAGAGTTAGCTAGATGCTCTACTTGTACGCTTTCTCCATGTGTttgtctgccagttgtacccccGTACTGAATGATTAAGTTCATGcttattttagggtacaacacatATGCTTCTATTTTCAACTCTTCTAAttctagtttatttttaaaaaaaataatatatatttatatattataaatgtgagtttaacaTAAATTGTTGTTTTTTccatatttaatatatttttttattattttctaacaccGTTAGtattaaagtcatctaaataaggtagataagttgaaaaaaaaaaaaaagtaatgaatgaaccataataatttctcatcaaatattttaaaattaaattaccaattattacatatttatttgtattaaattaaaattatgtttttcaaaattataactgaaaaatatttatgtgcatagatttattttttctttcgtttattatttatttattttgtcatttaacgtattttgtttatccaaacatatatgtaatagtaaaataaaattacttattttaattgctctatccattaattaaataatatatataactttttgttggctttgaacttttttaaattatataattaaattaatcaaataaacttttttaattcatagttttatttagaattttttaatattttattatattaaattcATACGTATTTTTTCTAATAGAAAATTAGAAGaagaaaattatttaattttaaaactaaaatgcACCAAATCTTTATATATAAACAGTGTGTATTTAATGGATTCTTGGTTTAacgatttttatttattttttaaattaaaattatcttatttttattttttaaaaactatagataatgttttggtttaattttttttaatgtatttatgtcattcttttataatatatgatattgtttatttatttaaaatttatatgataattaaaaaatataataaaaataaaatatatttttataaataaaattaagtaaaatTGCATTTTACGttgcttttacctagtatatatatgaTTTAGTAATTTGTTGCATCCTCTCCATTGAATCGACATAGATGATTGGGAAATGTCATGTTTTATGCATGATAATGTACACTAATTCTAAAATATGACA
It encodes the following:
- the LOC133814691 gene encoding uncharacterized protein LOC133814691, whose amino-acid sequence is MTIDDNSGVVDINKPFRFEGNHFKRWKQKMLFFLTMKKVNTALTTDMSIVSEKDENDEKDKQTNALEAWVENDFLCKNFILNGLSDDLYDYYNYDKNAKEIWDALQKKYDTEEAGTKKYAVSRYLKFQMTDDKLVEAQSHELQKNTHEIISEGMSLDEQFQVAVIIDKMPPAWKDFKKFLRHKTIEIFTGKSDHLPLY